Proteins encoded by one window of Rhodamnia argentea isolate NSW1041297 chromosome 6, ASM2092103v1, whole genome shotgun sequence:
- the LOC115734558 gene encoding probable carboxylesterase 15: protein MAVTTTSSSDTAAPYEVDECRGILRVYSDGSIVRSSKPSFDVPVHDDGSVLWKDVLFDPTHDLRLRLYKPASASSSSAKLPIVYYIHGGGFCIGSRTWPNCQNYCFKLASELHAVVVSPDYRLAPENRLPAAIEDGYAAVKWLQAQALEMSDAWLADVADFGRVFISGDSAGGNIAHNLAARLRAGAPELAPVLVRGYVLLAPFFGGTVWSKSEAEGPKDAFLNLELIDRFWRLSIPTGDTTDHPLVNPFGPSSLDLEPLDLDPILVVVGGADLLKDRAEEYATKLKAWGKKVEYVEFQGLQHGFFTIDPNSGDSKRLMLIIKRFIADNSN from the exons atggcagtTACCACCACTTCGAGTTCCGACACTGCCGCTCCCTACGAGGTCGACGAATGCCGCGGCATCCTCCGAGTCTACAGCGACGGCTCCATCGTTCGCTCTTCCAAGCCGAGCTTCGATGTCCCCGTCCATGACGACGGCTCCGTCCTTTGGAAGGACGTCCTCTTTGACCCGACCCACgacctccgcctccgcctctaCAAGCCGGCCTCCGCCTCGTCTTCGTCTGCCAAGCTCCCCATCGTCTACTACATCCATGGCGGCGGCTTCTGCATCGGCTCCCGCACCTGGCCCAACTGCCAGAACTACTGCTTCAAGCTCGCCTCCGAGCTCCACGCCGTTGTCGTGTCCCCCGACTACCGGCTGGCCCCAGAGAACCGGCTCCCGGCCGCCATCGAGGACGGCTACGCTGCCGTGAAGTGGCTCCAAGCTCAGGCTCTGGAGATGAGCGACGCGTGGCTGGCCGACGTGGCCGACTTCGGGAGGGTGTTCATATCGGGTGACTCGGCCGGCGGGAACATTGCTCATAACTTGGCGGCTCGGCTGAGAGCCGGAGCTCCGGAGCTGGCTCCGGTTTTGGTGAGGGGCTATGTGCTTTTGGCGCCGTTTTTTGGGGGAACTGTGTGGTCCAAGTCGGAGGCTGAGGGTCCTAAAGATGCTTTCCTCAATTTGGAACTCATTGACAG GTTTTGGAGGCTATCGATACCGACCGGAGACACAACCGACCACCCACTGGTGAACCCCTTCGGGCCGTCAAGCCTCGACCTCGAGCCCCTCGACCTGGACCCGATCCTCGTGGTGGTCGGCGGGGCCGACCTTCTGAAAGACAGGGCCGAGGAGTACGCGACGAAGCTCAAAGCTTGGGGGAAGAAGGTGGAATACGTGGAGTTCCAAGGGCTGCAACATGGCTTCTTCACCATCGATCCCAACTCGGGGGATTCAAAACGGTTGATGCTCATCATCAAGCGCTTCATCGCCGACAACTCCAACTGA
- the LOC115734438 gene encoding kinesin-like protein KIN-12E, producing MVIISDTTSATKSRFGFHDRSSDPALPDLAAKSTSRENVAHSQALVIRSNGDPDEGGVGGSGLSSQGFELREDPSFWKDHNVQVIIRIRPLSSSEISLQGYSKCVRQESCQTVTWTGHPESRFTFDLVADENVSQEKLFKVAGVPMVENCMGGYNSCMFAYGQTGSGKTHTMLGDIEEGSRRHSVNCGMTPRVFEYLFSRIQKEKEARKEDKLRFTCKCSFLEIYNEQILDLLDPSASNLQIREDLKKGVHVENLKEIEVTSAREVILQLIQGAANRKVAATNMNRASSRSHSVFTCAIESKWESQGVTHHRFARLNLVDLAGSERQKSSGAEGERLKEATNINRSLSTLGLVIMNLVSISNGKSLHVPYRDSKLTFLLQDSLGGNSKTIIIANISPSNSCSLETLSTLKFAQRAKFIKNNAIINEDASGDVIAMRVQIQQLKKEVSRLRSLQNGGTENFESDSLSTTFPGSPGFFKWEGLHGSFSPFTSDKRTTLKKDYEVALVGAFRREKDKETALQALASENQAALQLAKQREDEIQGLKMRLRFREAGLKRLEAVAAGRISAETHLLKEKEELLKEIEVLRSQIDRNPEVTRFAMENLQLKEEIRRLKSFCVEGEREMTNEQIRVLQNKLLEALDWKLMHDSDASAVQKPNSDAATHILGDETLLLSRKEGGSPWHASVSDENEFLRLEVIQNQAELDALHKKLDFSLEEKEKLERHVNDLSRELKEKKFSRAIDGNQQLGLPSSSTGVNIVNFDDQIELKTMVDAIAAASQREAKAHESAMILSKENDELRMKLKVLIEDNNKLIELYEKASAERSESQSCSLDSTHKERTGVCKSDAITETEEGKLTQMKKAVESLEHQLLEMHEENEELMGLYEKAMKERDDFKRMLYANEQVKSGTRRDFDCPEKLVEVDAGNNYESSQATVSAEETHVAGVFSREAQRNSVAICCSNNDKSEVFLEETGDQKLNGGPGADEPPCNSNISISMEEAARLMKPFLFDGSDILNEHSGFSVSNAKLGSKQCFDDYQGDSHCYMDIDPSTVSAVHSLQPQEMNLVKLNLASAEEKLSFSSRTADELHLVEKAIIEAGQFSRQVEEMEASIQVDQQNLESRKLLLSEAQERVSLTDKKFSAHKYSLSSFFSSIMYSEQREARANARVNASTSYLHQKNNEMACLQARKDDLEVLLRKNQQSDEELRNKLACLKSKLEEEKRKQENEKVLLAIDNVERADPTKRNWGSKATDLLQSEEEKTKLQTEINCCRERLGVIKKEYMELSGNCGKVDDEIRAVRMEITKASSMVEEMEVALHGVIKERESLSETIENAWHDTQSLILSFHEHVCEADLRAKEVEILQEEMHESLRRLEELKQIKAITSQRNMQLLGEIGGSSCLSGKMQLEIRNAMALIQEAKSLL from the exons ATGGTGATTATTTCGGACACCACGAGCGCCACCAAGAGCCGGTTCGGGTTTCACGACCGTTCTTCGGATCCCGCACTTCCCGACCTCGCGGCGAAGTCGACGTCGAGGGAGAATGTCGCTCATTCTCAGGCACTGGTGATTCGGAGCAACGGAGATCCGGACGAGGGCGGAGTTGGCGGCTCGGGATTGTCGTCCCAGGGCTTCGAGCTCCGCGAGGATCCTTCGTTCTGGAAAGACCACAATGTACAG GTAATCATCAGAATTCGACCTCTTAGTAGCAGTGAGATATCGCTGCAAGGCTACAGCAAGTGTGTTAGGCAAGAGAGCTGTCAAACTGTTACCTGGACCGGGCATCCCGAGTCACGGTTTACTTTTGATCTGGTTGCAGATGAGAACGTTAGCCAG GAGAAGTTATTCAAAGTGGCTGGAGTACCTATGGTGGAAAATTGCATGGGAGGATACAACAGTTGCATGTTTGCGTATGGTCAA ACTGGAAGTGGGAAGACTCACACAATGCTTGGAGACATCGAAGAAGGAAGCCGTAGACATAGTGTTAACTGTGGGATGACACCCCGAGTTTTTGAATATTTATTCTCACGGATTCAAAAG GAAAAAGAGGCTCGCAAAGAGGATAAATTACGATTCACTTGTAAGTGTTCATTCTTGGAAATATACAATGAACAGATTCTAGATCTTTTGGATCCTTCTGCTAGCAATTTACAG ATAAGGGAAGACCTCAAGAAAGGGGTTCATGTCGAGAATCTAAAGGAGATAGAAGTTACAAGTGCACGAGAAGTGATCCTTCAGCTGATTCAA GGAGCTGCCAATAGAAAGGTTGCTGCAACCAACATGAACCGTGCAAGCAGTCGTTCTCATAGTGTATTTACATGTGCTATTGAAAGCAAG TGGGAGTCCCAAGGTGTTACTCACCACAGATTTGCTCGGCTGAATCTTGTTGATCTAGCAGGGTCGGAAAG ACAAAAAAGCTCTGGTGCTGAGGGAGAACGTCTTAAGGAAGCCACAAATATTAACAGATCTCTTTCAACCTTGGG ACTTGTGATCATGAATCTTGTGAGCATATCCAATGGGAAGTCGCTCCATGTTCCTTACCGAGATTCAAAACTTACATTTTTGCTTCAG gattcGCTTGGAGGAAATTCAAAGACAATTATAATTGCAAATATCAGTCCATCCAACAG CTGTTCGTTGGAGACTCTGAGCACTCTGAAGTTTGCGCAACGTgctaaatttattaaaaataat GCAATTATCAATGAAGATGCATCTGGGGATGTAATTGCTATGCGTGTGCAAATTCAACAGCTAAAG AAAGAGGTTTCTCGTCTAAGAAGTTTGCAAAACGGAGGAACAGAGAACTTTGAAAGTGATAGTCTATCAACAACCTTTCCAGGATCTCCAGGATTTTTTAAGTGGGAAGGGCTTCATGGATCTTTTAGTCCATTTACATCCGATAAAAGGACAACATTG AAGAAAGACTATGAAGTGGCTCTTGTTGGAGCATTtagaagagaaaaggacaaaGAAACTGCATTACAGGCACTGGCTTCTGAGAATCAGGCAGCTTTGCAGCTG GCCAAGCAAAGGGAAGATGAAATTCAAGGCCTGAAAATGAGGTTAAGATTTCGTGAAGCAGGACTCAAGAGGTTAGAGGCTGTTGCTGCAGGAAGAATCTCAGCTGAGACCCATTTgctgaaagaaaaggaagaactcCTGAAGGAAATTGAAGTTTTACGATCTCAGATTGACAGGAACCCAGAAGTGACCAGATTTGCCATGGAAAATTTGCAGTTGAAGGAAGAAATCAGAAG GTTGAAGTCATTTTGTGTGGAAGGAGAACGAGAGATGACGAATGAACAAATCAGGGTGTTACAAAATAAG TTGCTAGAAGCACTTGACTGGAAACTAATGCATGATTCAGATGCCTCAGCAGTACAG AAGCCCAATTCAGATGCAGCAACTCACATTCTTGGCGATGAAACCCTACTTCTATCTCGTAAG GAAGGAGGATCCCCTTGGCATGCATCTGTTAGTGATGAGAATGAGTTCCTCCGTTTGGAG GTTATCCAAAACCAGGCAGAATTGGACGCACTCCACAAGAAACTAGATTTCTCccttgaggaaaaagaaaaattggagag GCATGTAAATGATCTGTCAAGAGAGcttaaagagaagaaattttcAAGAGCTATTGACGGAAACCAGCAACTTGGGCTTCCATCTTCCTCAACTGGTGTCAACATAGTCAATTTTGATGATCAGATAGAGCTGAAAACTATGGTGGATGCTATTGCTGCTGCAAGTCAAAGGGAGGCGAAAGCTCACGAGAGTGCAATGATCCTGTCTAAAGAGAATGACGAGCTTCGGATGAAGCTGAAGGTATTGATTGAGGATAACAACAAGCTCATTGAATTGTACGAGAAGGCATCTGCAGAAAGGAGTGAATCACAATCGTGTTCTCTTGATAGTACTCACAAAGAGAGAACTGGAGTCTGCAAAAGTGATGCTATCACCGAGACAGAAGAAGGGAAACTCACTCAGATGAAAAAGGCTGTGGAGAGTCTGGAACATCAGCTCCTGGAAATGcacgaagaaaatgaagaattgaTGGGTTTGTACGAAAAAGCAATGAAGGAACGGGATGACTTCAAAAGGATGCTTTATGCAAATGAGCAGGTCAAATCTGGAACTAGAAGAGACTTTGATTGTCCAGAAAAGCTTGTTGAAGTTGATGCAGGTAATAACTATGAATCAAGTCAGGCGACCGTGTCTGCTGAGGAAACCCATGTTGCTGGAGTATTTTCCCGGGAAGCACAGAGAAATTCAGTGGCGATTTGTTGCAGCAACAATGATAAATCAGAAGTTTTCTTGGAGGAAACAGGTGATCAAAAACTAAATGGTGGACCTGGTGCAGATGAACCTCCCTGTAATTCTAATATCAGTATTTCCATGGAAGAAGCTGCTCGGTTAATGAAGCCTTTCCTGTTTGATGGATCAGATATACTAAATGAACATTCTGGCTTCTCTGTGTCGAATGCTAAGCTGGGGTCTAAACAATGCTTTGATGATTATCAAGGAGATTCACATTGCTACATGGACATTGATCCATCAACTGTCTCTGCTGTTCATAGCCTGCAACCACAAGAAATGAATCTGGTCAAACTGAATCTTGCAAGTGCAGAGGAAAAGCTCAGTTTTTCTTCTAGAACTGCTGACGAACTTCACTTGGTTGAGAAAGCAATAATTGAGGCTGGTCAATTCTCAAGACAAGTTGAAGAAATGGAAGCCAGCATCCAAGTTGATCAGCAGAATCTTGAATCACGCAAACTGCTTTTATCAGAAGCTCAAGAGAGAGTATCACTCACTGATAAGAAGTTCTCTGCTCATAAGTATTCTCTGTCAAGTTTCTTTTCATCCATAATGTATTCTGAACAACGAGAAGCTCGCGCCAATGCAAGGGTTAATGCTTCAACATCATACCTACACCAGAAGAATAATGAAATGGCCTGTCTTCAAGCCCGCAAGGATGACCTTGAGGTACTGCTGAGGAAGAATCAACAATCTGACGAAGAACTAAGGAACAAGCTGGCATGCTTAAAATCAAAACTTGAAGAAGAGAAGCGAaagcaagaaaatgaaaaggttcTTCTTGCTATAGACAATGTCGAGAGAGCTGATCCCACAAAGAGGAACTGGGGTAGTAAAGCCACAGATTTACTCCAATCCGAGGAAGAAAAAACCAAGCTACAAACTGAGATTAACTGCTGCCGAGAAAGACTTGGGGTCATAAAGAAGGAATACATGGAATTGAGCGGGAACTGTGGGAAGGTGGATGACGAGATCCGAGCTGTGCGAATGGAGATAACCAAAGCTTCAAGTATGGTGGAGGAGATGGAAGTTGCACTTCATGGTGtcatcaaagagagagagagcttatcCGAGACTATAGAGAATGCATGGCATGATACTCAGAGTCTAATTCTCTCCTTCCACGAACATGTTTGTGAAGCAGATTTGAGGGCAAAAGAAGTGGAGATTCTGCAAGAGGAAATGCATGAGAGTCTCAGAAGACTAGAAGAACTCAAACAAATTAAAGCCATAACTTCACAGCGAAACATGCAGCTGTTAGGGGAGATTGGTGGTTCTTCCTGTTTATCAGGGAAGATGCAATTAGAGATTCGGAATGCCATGGCATTGATTCAGGAGGCAAAATCATTGCTTTAG